A window of Nicotiana sylvestris chromosome 8, ASM39365v2, whole genome shotgun sequence genomic DNA:
GCGTCCTCTACTCCTCATCACTCGTGCTCCCTACTTGCTTCAGATATGCCGCTTTCTTAGCTTTTACTTTTACTTGGACCTTCTTATTCCACTACAAGTCCCCTTTGTGGCCTCCCGAATAACCCTTCGATACCCCTAATAGGTCTCTATGTCATGCCTCAAAATGAAGTGAGGCTCACCAAGTCTGCTGGGAGGAGGGTGTACCACTATCGCTGATCAACACAATTTGCTATAGAACCACCTGTATCCATTAAATATGCAACACCACCGACAAAAGGGATACTAGTACCATCGAATAGTACTAGAATATATGACTAAATACCCTTTCAAAAGAATGAACAGTAATGCAAGTACGGACAATCATAATATCACTTAAAGCCTCAAACAATTTCCAAATATCAACTTAGGGATATAAAAAGTTTTCAATTAAATTTCCATGTTTTAAGTTGGGAAATCTTTAGTACCGATATATCACTATTCACCATTTCAATTATAATTTCCAACATGGTCACCACCGCAtgtgcggcatggcatccgatTATGATCCGATCGTCTAGGCCATCTCATGTGAGACATTaaccacaatcacaatttcaaTTACCATTTCCAATATATTCACTACCATGTGTGTGGCATGGTGCCCCGATCACGactcgatcggctaggccgtctcttgTGAGACATCATCCTTTTCTATGAATCATTCCATTTCATACTTCTTGTACATCTCTTCATTTTATTGGCACCAGTGGTCACAGTTGTATTATTTCTCTTGGCACGTTGGTCATGTTTTATATTTcacatttcatatttcatatttcGTATTTCGTGCTTCATATTTCATGCACACCTTTTCACTTTCAATCATCATCATGGACTTTCCAACAACAAAGAATTTCTATTCAAGACATTTAAGCACACACATGAGCAAATAAGAGTCTTAGGCGCATTAAGATTTCTTACACAATGGCCATTAGCTTTCAATTGAAACACAATTTGAAGTCATGACATTTAGATATGCAACACATATTTTGGACACATCCTCAAATAGCAATACAACATAATAAGAGCATTTGAATACATGTTGAACACATACGTCCTTTGACACAAAGCTTATCCGGAATAATAAATTCATAACAAGCAACTTGAGACTTAGAAGGACATTGTGGGGTTCAATTCTAAGAGaagagtttagccaacataccttacTTGAGCTTCCTTAAACTCTAAAATGTCCCAAAAATCTTAGCAGCTTCAATCTATTCTAGAAATATAACAAATTCAACCAAAAAATAGGAAGATGATTATGGTtccagctcatttgagcattttatcgaACAATAAGTGTGCATTAAGGTTTCAAGGTCCTTTTATGGAGGATTCCATCATTCTACAatccattctctaccatttttaTCTCAACAATCTTCCTACACCCCTTGATAACATATACATGCAAAATAAACAACTCCCATACCCCAAGAATTATcttactaattacccatttctagCTAAATTTCAAAATTAAGGCCTGGGGTGTAGAATCTTACCAATTGGTTGAAGACCTTGTGAGTTACTCTAGAGAAATCTATAAGGTTGGGGCAAAGATTGATGACAGTGGTTTAGAATTCCTCTTCTCACTCTAGACCACCTTCCTCTCTCTAAAAAATGTGAGGTTTATCCTTCTAAAATGACCCCTAATAGTATTTTATGAGGagggggtcgggttataaaaacccaaaaatgaagcTCAGGAACGGAATCTGCGATtgcatatgcgatcgcataatgctTCTGTGGTCCACAAAATGGGTCGCAAAAATGGCCTATAAAACTGAGCACCACTGGCTGGGTGTACAGCTATTCTGCGGTCTACATATCGATTCTGCGATCGCTAAATCTCCTCCTGGAATTCCTCACGTCGATTTTGTGATACAAATTGTGGCCCCTGCAAAGTAATTCTGTTGCCGCATAATGGTTCAAAATTTTTGCTCAAGTTTTTTCTTTACTCTGCTGCCATTCTGCGGCCACGTAGTGGGCCGAAAAAATATCTTTTTCTGCCAACATTTTTTTTAACTCCCTAGTGCACTGTTCAACCCAAAACGTTTGTACCACGGCGAGGAAGATTCTCTACAATCACCAAACACATTAGCCTATCTCGGTGCCATGAAACCTCGGGTTTTAGGTGAAATTTTATGGGGCCTTACACTCTAACAGCTTCCCTAATGCAGTTCGCTATCGTGGACACATACTACTCGCGTCCCCATTACTTGTCTAGGCCCTCATGGCCAACAACGTTTCCTCCAACTACTTCGCCTTTCCTTAGTCAAGGCTCCCCACTTAATCATCGGCTGACCGTACACCGCTCTCTTCTTCCTTACTCTCTTGCCAAGTCCATTACCAGGAGTCTACGTTGCATCGACAGACACTCACTCGGGATAATCTTGCAATCAGTACAAAGGCCCTTATCACTCCTTTGAAGGAGAAGGTAATCAGTCTGAGTCCTGACAATCTTACTCCAGAAAGTGACCAATTGTTCCTCCCTCTTTTGGAAACATGAATTAGTTAACACCAGGTCAAGCGCTTTAGCAAAATCCAACAAAGAGGTACCGCCCTCATTCCTAACTCCGAAACCGAACCCGCCATGCAACTCATCATAACCCCTAGTAGTCACCTCAATATGGCCACTAAAATCACCTCCAATGATGAGCTTCTCATAGTGTAGAATGTCACACATAACCTCATCCAAATCATCCCAGAAACACCTTTTGACCTCCTCACCCAGGCCCACCTGAGGTGCGTAAGCACTAATCACGTTAAAAGTGACCCCACCAACCACTAGCCCAATAGTCATTAGCCTATCATTCACCCTCCTAACATCCACCACCATCCCCCTAAGATCCCTATCAACTAAAATACCTACCCCTTTCTTGCTCGCTCCTCCTTCTGAGTATCATAGCTTAAACCCGTTAACATCTCGTGCCCTCGTACCCTTCCATCTAGTCTCCTGAACATATGATATATTAATCTTCCTTTTATAAAGAATCTTCcctaactctatagacttacaTGTCAGTGTCCCTATGTTACACGACCCCACTCTCAGCCTATTAGATCCCTTTCCACCCTTGTTCTCCGCCCCCTTGGCCCatccgaggacatgaccctactCCACCATCATTCCGACTAGCCACCCTACCAATACAGAAACTAAGGACTATAATTTAAGATTAAAACTACTACAAATGCAGACAAGTTGAAAAGCTTCAATGTAGACTGAAAAATTTTCTTAATCACACAAGAGATACAGTGACTCATCTAATGGCAAAGAAAGATAAACACACAACAAAGGCAGGCAACTAATGCAATACTCAAGGGTAAAAGGCAGGTAACAAAGCTATGAACACACAACATACAAATACAACGCAAGAATGATAGAACCTGGAATGTCTACGGATGCCAAAATGGTATTGATCAACAACATCTACAGTCCAAAAATACCTATATGCCACCCGCCTCTAGCTGCTCGAGTATGGGCCTCACTTTCCTCTCAAGGCTCGTCGAAAAATTGCCCCTATGCAGAATCCTCTACAGCCGCTACTACGCCAAAAAATTTGACAAGCAACACACCAGAAAAAAATAGAAGACGACCAAGAAGGCCTAGCCACCCAAAAAGAACGTCGATGCCCGTCAATCAagaaaaaactaaaaacaaaaaacaaaaaatacaaaagctggagaaaagaagaagaagtagagGAGAAAAGGGATAGTGGAGGAGGAAAAAAGAGGAGGCAGAAATAGGGGGAGATAAAGAGAAGGGGAGGGGGTGGCATATTCGAGGATCTGGGATGAGGAAAGATGAAAGAAGAGGAAAGGAAGGAGGAGGGAGAAGAAAAGAAGGGGAAACATTAGAGAAGGGAGGAGGGGACTTACCTGACTCCGGTGGAGATCGCCAGAATTACGCCGATGTTAACAGAGGTTAGAGAGAGAGGTGTTAGAGAGGTCAGAAAAATTCGTACAAAAAGAAAATTTGTCATATATGCGTATTAATTAAGtaccttttctttttatttcttttttgtttggtttattctttaaaaATTTCACATACTCAAATTCCTATTCTTCTTTATTCACTGCAATATGATTAACCAAAAAGTGTATATTAAAACTAGTAGCAATGTATAATGTAGCATATATTCAATGAGTTCAATTTATCCCAAtattttcaacatgaaaaataAATATAGATGTAAGAAaattactatttttttataaaaaaaattagttttaaaCTTATAATTCCAAAAATGTAATGAGTGCGCAATAGTAAAACTAATGGTTGAACTCGTAAAATTTTTGTATCCTAGATCCATTTTTTCTTAATAGTGCACCCATCCTACCAAAACTCTGGATCCACCATTGGAACAATTCTTAGTTTAAGTGTCAAATGATAAATAAGTCtattactcaaatggtcactcaattATCCGAAATTATCtactaaaattatttttctttcgtTTTTAACAGCAAAATCACTTAATTATACTTATAACACTCAGAATGTCACTCAACAAGATTTCTCAAACTTTTGATTGCCAAATACTTATTTTACCTTTTAAATTATcaaattttatcttctttttatttttattttaactttttaatgttatggttttttaatttttaatttatactagtatggacttacctatagaataaataaaatttatttataaattaaaaaataaaaataatatttaatcatatataatattataaaataaaatatcgaGCATagcaaaaaaataattaaaaaaatttgttcgtaataataattttgatattaacaacaaaaactcaaaaatttatttacataattgagaatgagagaaaataaaagtttCAAATATATATTCCATGTAAATAATATAagaaattattatttaaaataaaaatatcttTAGAATATATATTATATGTTCTTATGTATTATGTTCAATCATATTATTATTCCGATATTATATATACTAGAAAATCagtgtttttattttataaataaaatgatttGTCTTATAGGTAAGTCAATGCTGTAGattaaaaagagaagaaaattataatattaaaaaaataatagaaagaaGACAAAGGTTGATAATTTAAAAAGTAAAATAGATATTTGAGAaaccaaagtttgagaaatctcATTGATTGACCTTATGAATGCTATACACATAGTTAATTGATTTTTGTGTTACAAACGAAAATAACTTTAGTAGATAATTTCGGATATTTAGGTGACCATTCAAGTAATAATAAACTCAATAAAAAAAGTGAAGCCAACCGCAAGGCCGCTTATGTATTTAGCATTTAGGAAATGTAAAGATGAGATTTAAATGCGAAGCTCGCATGTTACATGTCGTTTTCTTTCACTCCCCACCCCCAACCCCCACATCTCTGCCTTCATGCATACGATTTAATTGAGTTCTCCCTATTAATTGCCTATTGCCGTTTTAAAGAAATTACTTTTAACGAATCCAAAATCTAAATATATAGAAATAATATTTATTTCTATATGTTAATTCTTGGTGGAGGAATACTTGTCACATACTTTCCACTCTCTACACTTGGTAAAGAAACAGAGAGAAACCACAATCTCGGAACACTTTCAAAATAAACACGCACAAAACGCACACACTAATagagaaaaaaatagagaaatcaaCTGGTTTCTTTAGTCATGGAGAAACACAAGTGTAAGGTCTGCTTGAAGAATTTCACTAATGGTAGATTTTTGGGTGGCCATATGACTAGATCTCACATGATGAATCTATACATTCAACTAAAAACagaacaaaaacatcaaatcaGTGAAGAAACAGATCCAATTTTATTGTGTTCATCATCCTCAGAAGGTGAAGAGACTGAAGAAAAAGAGATGTTAAAGAAGAGCCTTAGAATTGTGGATCTTCAAGATAGAGAGAGTGAAACCGAGTCATCACAAAATCCAACACAATATAGACGATCCAAGCAGATTAAGAAATCAAGAATCTCATATACACATTACATGTCAAATTATGATTATAGGCACGTACCATATGCGGAAAGTTCTGCGTACGTCAGTGCTCGTGTCTCTTCCTCTGAGCCAGTGAGTACAATCTGGGACACATCGCCGGAGGAAGATGTTGCATATTGCTTGATGATGCTATCTAGAGATAAATGGaggaaaaaagaaattgaaattgtTGATTATTACGAAGATGATGaacaagaagaagagaaggatcAAAAGCAATATAAAGTGACTAAGTAGCGGTAAGTACAAATGTGAAACATGCAGCAAACTTTTTAGATCTTATCAAGCACTTGGGGGTCACGTAGCAAGTCACAAGAAGATTAAAGTTTCAACTAATTATAAAACATGAGAAACCGTGGaaacaaaatataaagaagtaaaAATACATGAATGTCCTGTTTGTTACAGAGTATTTTCATCAGGCCAAGCTCTTGGTGGACACAAGAGATCACATGGTATTacttcaacaaaaataaaattatcaagAATTGATAGGACTATGATAGATCTCAATGTTCCTGCTTCACTAGAGGATGATTAGATTATTACTCAGATTGAGTTTTCTACAGTTTCTGATGCTAAATTTGTCCACCCCATCAAGCCACTGAAAGTGAAATTATTGTAATGTTAAAGGAACTCATGAATTAGAGGTAAAGTTTtgttcattttttcctttttaagaTTTTTGGTGTGGATCTAAGGAAATTGATCAGTGCATTTTCATGAAAAAATTTGGCACTTTCCATGGCTTTTACCCTATTAAATAGTTCCACTGTaatttatttttccaattctGTTCTATTTATGTAACAGCTAATTTTACAACATCTATTAATAGGGAAGGCTACATAAATTCACTTCACTTTTGTAAATTAATAAATATTCATATTCACGATGTTTTATTAGATCACATATAACACGTTATTCTATACAAGATAGCGCATAAATAGTAATGAATCACGGCTGAAATTAATGGTCAGTAATAGTTATCAACGTATATTGAAACAACCCCTAAGTCACAGTCTAAAGTCTAATTAAATTTGACGGAGAAAATTAAAtttgagaaagaagagagagtgaaaagTCTGAGAGCAGAAAATTCTATCTCTCGTATACCCCAGCGGGCTCTTAGACCGTACCTTATGGCTGGAATCAGAGATTTGCACAAATAGGATAAGGAGAGTTTTGAAAAAATAGTCTCGCTGCTAGAATTTTAAAGTACGTTGTTAGAATTTTGAAGTATGGTGCCAAAGTTTTGAAGCATACTGCCAGAATTGTAAAGCGCTCTGTCAAAATTTTATGGCACGTTGCTAAAATTTTGAATTATGCTGAAAGAATTTGAAGCACGCTATCAGATTTTGAAGTATCACTACTAAAAAAATCAGGTTTTAGCGACGGACAAAATCTGTTGCTAAAGAGAAAAATCCGTtgctaatctcatttagcgacggATTAACAATGTATTATCAAAAGATTATGCTGGCTACGAGTATTTTACCGATATATTAGGGACAACGTTCATAGCtaattcaaattttttttgtAGTGTATGCTGCCCGAATTTTAAAGCATACTACTAGAATTTTAAAGCATAGTACTAGATTTTAAAGTGTGCTGCCAGAATTTGAAGTATACTGCTAGAATTTTGAAGCACACTTCCAGAAGTTTGAAGCACGCTGCCAGAACTTAAAATACTTGTAACATGCTTCAAAATTCTAGCAGTAAACATTAAAAATCTGGCATGGGGCAATTTTTCTAACAAAAACTTTAAAGATTAAAGGAATCATTGATACTGACGGAATCAATTAAGGATAGACTGAAGGAATCAAATCAATCAAGAGTATCAAAGATCTTGCAAGATAATCAATCAAGTATACTAAATCTGGAAGGATCAAGATTCAAGGAAGGATATCCGGCACTATCAAGTCACGTATAAGGGAAGTCATTAAAGCCACTCGTCAAGACAAAGTCATTGCTGAAAtaaccttattcttggaaagaatcaatttctttctaaggatcaaatctcttgggttggcaAATCTCTCGAGAGTTTAAGCCTCTCTCAAAGTATTTAAACTTGTATCTGTACCTTAGCACACATACTTTGATCAAACCAAATaccctctctttgttctactACAAACAAACATTGTAGCTCTACTAGACCTGGtgtgtaacaagttagagaagaaagTGAGACcaacactgctggggcattgtaTCAAAAAGAAATGAGTGATATAGGAACTGAGCTATCGGTGTAGATCACACAATTCACTAAATACTCGAGAAACTCATTCACTGAAAGAGAACTCcattgcaacccaaggggactggactaggattcacattgaatccgaaccagtataaaaatttcggtatctttaattcctgcatttaATTTCTGCATCTTAAATTCTATCATTACCATTATCAAGTTATTATATCTAGTCGACTAATTAGAAAACTAGTCAACTGGTagcaattaattttaaaaataaacattTTACCCctcctcttgtactttcaattggtatcaaagcaagactcacatttttcttttgcttaacagCTTGTGAGAAAAGATAATGGCAAATCAAGTTATCATAGGAGCACTCTTCCAAGAAGGAACTTCGCAAGTAAGGCCACCATACTTTAATGGACAATATTTCTCCCACTGAAAAGTGCATATGGAAATATATGCAAAGGCTTATGATGATAAAGTCTGGAGAGTTATCAAAAAGGTGAACTATCCCCTGCCGGCTACCGCTCAACCACTTGTTGATCCCAAATATATAGATTCATATACAGATGAGCAAATGGCAGTTGTACAAGTCAACAATAAGGCGATAAATTTGCTCTACAATGCTATAAGTGGGGAAGAGTATGAGAAAATCTCCAGTTTTGATACGGCCAAAGAGATGTTGGATAAGCTTGAAGTTACATATGAAGGAACCAACAAAGTAAAGGAAACACACATTAACATGTTGGTTCATGATTATGAACTCTTTCAGATGAAAGAATGAGAATCTACTGAAGAGATGTTTGCCAGGTTGCCCACCTAAACCGGAAGCTGTTATAGCATCACATCCCTTCAAATAAATTTGGTGTTTATTTAAAATTTTTGGTATAAATAATATAGTTAAAAGAAGGGCATTTAGGTAATTTAACTTTTTAGTTAAGATCTTCccaattttataataaatattgatttatgtttatttacttattttatAATTTCAATTGATAGAGTTAAAAATGTCACCTTTAGATTTAAAGATTGTGAAGAGTCACCACTTTCACTAATGTGAAGCATCACATCCCTTCAAATAAATTTGGTGTATATTTAAAATTTTTGTTATAAATAAGGTAGTTAAAAGAAGAACATTTAGGTAATTTAACTTTTTAGTTAAGGGCTTCCCACTTTTATAATAACTAGTTTCTCTGCACGTCCGTTGTACGTGTATGTGAGTGTTATAGTATGATGCATTTTAAATTAGTATCtgtattatattaaaataaagctTTAAGGTCATTAAAAGAATAACGTACAAATTTCTTTGAATAATCAATGTAAATTGACATATGATTACTTTTATTTTTACCAAGGTCAAGCTTTGGGATTTTTGGTTAGAATGAAGTGTATAGCGAAACTCCTCCAATCTAACCTCACATCCAAACATGAGAATAATATTTAAATCGGCTACTAATCTTGATTTCCTATATCTATCTTCTATCAGAAATTATGGTATGAGTCCCTTCGATCATGCATTATAAACCTCATATTCGCATCCCAGATGGAAATAGATTTTTTCACATGCAAACTATTCTTTTTTCTTAATTGTAAATTAATGAATCTTATTTATTGATTTGGTGAATAGTTTTTTTTCAATATATTATAAATACGATTCAAGGTGGAGAGATATACCGATgctttatatatatgtatgtttAATATTTCTTTATGTTGGCCTAAGTAAAGGttaagttttgaagattgacaaaggaactcagacatgaaCCGGGTCCATCCCTCAGGTGCAGAAAAACGGAtagattcgagcatgtgggttgcacgtgaaggagataagcttaacttggtgtatttaatatcttCTGATCGAATAGGTTGCataaataataagaaaaaggactccttaatcaaagagaacactatccaagatagggaaggagttagaagttgaaatcaactagaactcttccaccaaggaagagttgcatcagaactctagttatttcttcatctactaactctataaattgcaggatgttctcataTTACATGAGTTGCACATAAGCAGAaattaaacgtgaattgagagcaaaatagcaaggcaattttgcaagcaatttatgtgtgattcaagcgtgcaatcctgaaactacttgaaccagatagaagaaccaattccaagtgtctatcttttattctagttcaattgtagtaggtgattttacattatACCTTTtagcttttatagaagcaattgtattatgtacttagagttttcaagttagagttaacttgaagttgtcgcaatagttgaggttgtgtgccacaacgggattagagttaatcctaggtttacaaaagagtttttgtaaatgtagtttttggctcagtgattttagtgcagagtttgggaaaatcctactggaaggtaggtcgtgattttttcatcttttgagccaggtattttccatgtaaaatctctgtgttctttattttctgtacttaTCATTCGGCAACAGtggtagttggaacacatagaaggaccgggtccttctataatcaagttaagcaaaaattgggtaccacacaaatcacccccccccctttcttatatggtattgaagtctaaaacatcaattggtatcagagcagtttatccttgaagaggctaataCCTTAAGAACatatcaagatgagtgcaccacctggaaactgggaagggcaatccactactaggcctccactctttaatgacCAGAACTATTCCTGGTGGAAGAATAGGATGAGAtaccacatcataggagaagactatgaactttgAGACATAGTTACTGATGGTCCCCTGTCTACTACAAAAAATAATGTTAAAGGAGAAGATATGCCAaaaacaagagctgactgcaacgctgaggacttgaggaaatgggaaaagaatgttaagaccaagaaatggcttgttctgacgacccggccagtcgtctcatgagttaccactctgtttcccctattcccgcttcttattgctttgtttatcggttctatgagttatcgggttggttggctcgggttcgaaaaggatttggtaaggtttgagacacttagtctcttttgacgAAGCTTAagatggaaaagtcaaccggatgttgacctatgcgttagagggttcggatagcttcgggaggtgatttgggacttaggagcgtgatcggaatgaattttggtggcccggagtagatttaggcttgaattggcgaaattggatttttggcgaaattcggttgataggtgagattttgatataggggtcggaatggaattctgagagttgcagtagttccgttgtatcatttgggatgtgtgtgcaatatttcaggtcatttggacgtggtttggctgggttttttatcaaaagcataatttagaagattttggaattcataggcttgaatccgatacgaatttggtgttttgatgttgttttgagcattccgaaggttggagcaagtttgaatgaggttatgggatatgttttcatgtttggttgaggttccgggagCTTCGGgtgtgtgagcacgtaatttttgccatatatatgaattactcccacaaattcaaaacaaaaataatttttccatcgtttacaattttgtggatttttgtggcattttctgttaattgttttcatttttgtttgtgcattttaattagtgaaaaatacaaaaaaaatgtgttgcaggtgcatttaggagttaatttttcattttaataattatttagtaatttagttgttttataaaaaatggaaaaaatcaaaaatagttATTGTTGcgcttttaattttaatttttgaactttggtaatttttcctttaattggtttcgtaattatttgtggtaattattatttggaTTTAATTAGTTCACTTTGGTAGGTCAAtttgaatttaattttaatttttatttaggGTTTAATGtttaaaaagaaagagaagaaaaaaaaagagaaaggaaaaagaattaaaaagagAATTGATTTGAAAAGGAAATTGAGTTGGGCTAAATCCAATCAAAACCCTCAAAGCCCAAGTCCTGAACACCCAAGACCCGTCCGGTCTGGCCTAAGACCCGCCCCAATCCGTTCCGCCCCATCTagagaccaaacgacgtcgttccttTAAAAACAAATCCTGGCCGTCGAGGTTTCCCAGATCCAACGGTGGAGAGGCTGGGATCTTATAATATTTATATGTCCAAACGCTACCCCCCCTCTCTATCTTCGTCTCTCACCATCGACCCCCCCTTTAGCCCCGCCCTAAACCACCGCCTGCCGCCCGCCGGAAATTGCCTACGGCGGCGGCCggcgtccaaacaccaccaaattT
This region includes:
- the LOC138875111 gene encoding uncharacterized protein encodes the protein MEIYAKAYDDKVWRVIKKVNYPLPATAQPLVDPKYIDSYTDEQMAVVQVNNKAINLLYNAISGEEYEKISSFDTAKEMLDKLEVTYEGTNKVKETHINMLVHDYELFQMKE